One window of Triticum dicoccoides isolate Atlit2015 ecotype Zavitan chromosome 5A, WEW_v2.0, whole genome shotgun sequence genomic DNA carries:
- the LOC119300761 gene encoding uncharacterized protein LOC119300761: MTEGVHRSDGPRPPEGQIPAHPQPVIHADSSLCRTSPAPSTQGADGVQANPADADLAIHKSAQTEHWRIHFADERSPGGWSEGRLQHNPTSRWMGLINLDNDVLVGDYLAADVWITVGSRLHIDIYDVRVDCRMQGDQKEVADLIDLTDTPKAGRSDHRFGGRFWVLADINDEEDQGADHRGGGRRWGRHESEDHGNSGVCDDDDADGMFTWHRSSPEERVSKEATDMHETVDWTDPEDYLQSYHMDLYVVLTHSYGI, encoded by the exons ATGACTGAGGGCGTCCATCGCAGCGACGGCCCCCGGCCGCCGGAGGGTCAGATCCCCGCGCATCCACAGCCGGTGATCCATGCTGACTCCTCATTGTGCCGCACCTCACCGGCGCCGTCGACGCAGGGGGCAGATGGGGTTCAAGCAaatccggcggacgctgatctcgcGATCCACAAGAGCGCGCAGACAGAGCACTGGAGAATTCACTTCGCCGACGAGCGCTCACCTGGCGGCTGGTCCGAGGGTCGTCTTCAACACAATCCAACGTCTCGGTGGATGGGGCTTATCAATTTGGACAACGATGTTCTCGTCGGCGATTACCTGGCGGCCGACGTTTGGATTACAGTAGGATCTCGTTTACATATTGATATTTATGACGTGCGTGTCGATTGTCGTATGCAGGGGGATCAGAAGGAGGTTGCGGATCTGATCGATTTGACGGATACACCAAAAGCCGGGAGATCGGATCATCGTTTTGGAGGACGATTTTGGGTTCTTGCAGACATCAACGACGAGGAGGATCAAGGGGCGGATCATAGGGGTGGAGGAAGAAGATGGGGCCGGCATGAGTCAGAGGATCACGGAAACAGCGGTGTGTGCGATGACGACGACGCCGACGGGATGTTCACCTGGCACCGATCCTCACCGGAAGAGAGGGTTTCAAAAGAAGCCACAGATATGCATGAAACCGTGGATTGGACCGATCCCGAAG ATTATCTTCAGAGCTACCACATGGATCTGTACGTGGTCCTTACACACTCCTATGGAATCTAG